CCGGACTTGGAAAAACTGCCCATGAGCCCGCCCCCACCTCCGGACTTACCGCGCATCCCTTTCAGAATGAACCACCAGACCCCTATGATCAGCACCCATGGCAGCAGGTAGATCAGGGCGGTGGTCCAGGCGGAAGGCTCCTTCTCGGGCTCCACGTTCACTTCGACCTTGGCGACCTCGAGTTCCTCCATGAGTCTGGCATCCTCGAAAGGGGGCAGGTTGGTCCTGAACTGTTCGAAGTCGGCTCCAGACGGGAAATCCTCATTCTGGGCGAGTTCAATGCCTTCCTTGAACCTTCCCCGGATTTCCGTACCCTGGAAGGTGACTTCATTAATATTTCCCCGGCTCAGCTCCGCTTTAAAGCGGCTGTAGCTGAGGGGGGCGACGACAACCTGCTCCTTGGGCGAGATGGCCACATAAAAATAGTTGAATAGAATAATCAGCAGAATAATGAAAAACACCTGTTTCCACGCGCTTTTTGACATATTGGCTCCGCAGGCAGGTTCTCGATGGAAATTCTAACTAACAGATTAGCATAGATTAGCAGGAGGAAGTCGAGGGGCAACCCCTTCCCTTAGGGAAGGAATGAATTTAGTCCGCGGAGAAAGGATAAGATGGTGCATGCGGCTCAGTGAAGGAAGTTTTTTATCACCGCCGGCAGAAATCAGTCTTCTTCACCCTTGAACCACTTGTCAAACCAAGTGCGATGATCTTTCTCAGCAAGAATATGCAAATCATTCGGCCCGAGCCAGACCCCTCCGCAGGCGGGACATCTGTCCAATGGGACACCCCGAAAAGTCAAAGGCTCGATTGGCTCGCCGCACTTGGGACAGCGATTACGGCAACTTTCACGGATTACCTGTTCCCGAGCGGCCGTCTTCATCTTCTCAAGTTTTTCCTTTTCCTGCTTGTAGATAAATTCATTCTCCAGGGCCTTCTTGCGTTTTTCCCAGATATCCGCCATGTAACACCTCCTTGAAATCACTACCCTTTTTTAGTATAGCAATGGTCGGAGGCTTGGCAAGGAATTACCGTGACGGGTTATCGGTAATCAGTTATCAGCTGCAAGCCGGACCTCATCATCCCTCATCAGGGCATCGCAGCCGGTAACGCCCGGCCCCGAAGGCCGCGTTTTTCCCTATATTCAGCAGCGATCCCATTTTCAGGATCCAGAATATTTCAGCCAGAGCGTCACCCTCAAGGCGAAGGAGGCCGCAGACTCCGCCCAGATCCTGATCCATTTTCTCTCCGGTCAAGGTTTTCCAGTCCTCCCAGCGCAGGTGATTCACCCGTGTTTCCACCTGTGCCGCGCTCCGCAACAGGGACTGCGCTTCCATGGTCATTTCCAGACCGCAATGGTTATGCATCATGGACGTCACCCGCCGTAGAATGAACGGGAAAAGCTTGCCGAAGGAGGGACGGAAAAGCGGTTTCCCCTGGCTGAGAAGACGGGCAGGAGTAATGAATTCAAGGTCGATGCTGCTACCGCCCGGCTGATCTGATTCTGCCCACCAGCGGGCATTGCAGACAGACGGCGCCATATCTTTCAGGTTCTCGCCTTCACTCCAGATGCGGCTGCGGTTGCCGGCGGCATCTTCAGAGAAGACGGCCGCCAACTCGAACTGTCCTTCGCCGCGATGAAGCCCCAGACGCCCGAGGGCCCGAAGAGTCCGGGCAAAATCCCCGAGGGATTGGATCCCGGTGCCCCAGAAAGCAACTTGAAGTTCGAGGAGGTCCCCGGCCTCATACTCACCTGCGCCATCAGTTTCCGGCAATAGGGTGAAAGGCGCGCCGGGGCGCTGATGTCGGCGCAAGGCCACCGGATCTTCGGGAAGCGGAGGATCGAACAGGGAGGAAAAACGGCCGTAACCCTCTGCGGAGGTATTCGGGGACAGGACGAGGTGGGCGGCCTGCAGCAGGTCCCGCCGCAGACACAGCAGTACTTCCCTAGAGACCCGAAAGGAGTCCTGAAATTCCAGTTGGAATCGGGTGAGGGCAAAGTCCACGCCCTGCAGTTCACGGGGAATGTCGGCGATCATACAAGGACCGAGTTATCAGTTATCAGTTATCAGCTGAAAACTGTAAGCTATAAGCTGAAAGCTGAAAGCTGCAAAAGGGCAGAGGATTGCTCCTCTGCCCTTTGCTGTTGCGCATCATCCGTCGGCGATCGCCGCCGACTCTTGCCTTAGCCCTGGGGAAGGGCCTTGGCGAGCTCCCGATTCATCCGGGAGATGAAGGTGACCTTGATCCCTTTCGGGCAGGCGGCTTCGCACTCGTAGTGATTGGTGCAGTTGCCGAAGCCTTCCTTGTCCATCTGCTCAACCATGGCCTTGACACGGCGGGCCGCTTCGACTTCCCCCTGGGGGAGCAGGCCCAGGTGGGCAACCTTGGCTGCGGTAAAGAGCATCGCCGAAGCATTGGGACAGGCGGCGACACAGGCGCCGCAGCCGATGCAGGCGGCCGCATCCATGGACTTATCGGCCTTCACCTTGGAGACAGGGATGGCGTTGCCGTCGGGCACCCCGCCCGTATGGGCGGAGGTGAAGCCGTAGGTCTGAATGAGGCGGTCGAAGGCGCTGCGGTCGACCATCAGGTCCTTGATCAGCGGGAAAGCCTTGGCCCTCCAGGGCTCGATGAAAATGCTGTCGCCGTCTTTGAAGCGCCGCATGTGCAGCTGACAGACAGTGATCTCCTCCTCGGGGCCGTGAGCGACGCCGTTGATCATCTGCGAACACATCCCGCAGATCCCCTCGCGGCAGTCGTGGTCGAAGACGATCGGCTCCTTGCCGCTCTTGATCAGATTTTCATTGACCTCGTCGAGCATTTCAAGGAAGGACATGTCGGGGCTGACATTCTTCGCCTCGTACTGCTCCATCCTGCCCTTGTCCTTCGGGCTCTTTTGACGCCATACGTGTAATGTCAGGTTCATTATTTATAACTCCTCACGGCCAGGTGTACATTCTCAAATTTCAGGGGCTCCTTGTGCAGCTCGGGCTCCTTATCGTTCCCTTTGAACTCCCAGGCGCCGACGTAGGTGAAGTTCTCGTCGTCACGCATCGCTTCGCCGTCGTCCGTCTGATGCTCGACCCGGAAGTGGCCTCCGCAGGACTCCTCACGGTGCAGGGCGTCCTTGGCGAGGATCTCGCCGAACTCGAGGAAGTCGGCCAGACGGCCGGCATTCTCGATCTGCTGGTTGGTCTCGCCGGGGCCGCCGGTAACGTTGACATTCTGCCAGAACTCTTCGCGCAGTTCCGGAATGCGCTTGAGAGCCTCGGTGAGGCTCTCCTTGCTGCGGGCCATCCCGACGTTTTCCCACATGATCTTGCCGAGCTCGCGGTGCATCTCGCTGACCGTCTTCTTCCCT
This is a stretch of genomic DNA from Desulfuromonas sp. TF. It encodes these proteins:
- a CDS encoding succinate dehydrogenase/fumarate reductase iron-sulfur subunit, with amino-acid sequence MNLTLHVWRQKSPKDKGRMEQYEAKNVSPDMSFLEMLDEVNENLIKSGKEPIVFDHDCREGICGMCSQMINGVAHGPEEEITVCQLHMRRFKDGDSIFIEPWRAKAFPLIKDLMVDRSAFDRLIQTYGFTSAHTGGVPDGNAIPVSKVKADKSMDAAACIGCGACVAACPNASAMLFTAAKVAHLGLLPQGEVEAARRVKAMVEQMDKEGFGNCTNHYECEAACPKGIKVTFISRMNRELAKALPQG
- a CDS encoding zf-TFIIB domain-containing protein, with the protein product MADIWEKRKKALENEFIYKQEKEKLEKMKTAAREQVIRESCRNRCPKCGEPIEPLTFRGVPLDRCPACGGVWLGPNDLHILAEKDHRTWFDKWFKGEED
- the cas6 gene encoding CRISPR system precrRNA processing endoribonuclease RAMP protein Cas6, whose amino-acid sequence is MIADIPRELQGVDFALTRFQLEFQDSFRVSREVLLCLRRDLLQAAHLVLSPNTSAEGYGRFSSLFDPPLPEDPVALRRHQRPGAPFTLLPETDGAGEYEAGDLLELQVAFWGTGIQSLGDFARTLRALGRLGLHRGEGQFELAAVFSEDAAGNRSRIWSEGENLKDMAPSVCNARWWAESDQPGGSSIDLEFITPARLLSQGKPLFRPSFGKLFPFILRRVTSMMHNHCGLEMTMEAQSLLRSAAQVETRVNHLRWEDWKTLTGEKMDQDLGGVCGLLRLEGDALAEIFWILKMGSLLNIGKNAAFGAGRYRLRCPDEG